The genomic window TCAGGAGCGATTTTACACAATTCCAATTCAGTATCTTCCGGATTTTTGGTATCAACCAGACCCAAACGATTGGAAATTCTGTGAACATGAGTATCAACAGGAATTGCCGGAAGCTCAAAAGCAAAAACCATAACACAATTAGCAGTTTTACGGCCAACACCCGGAAGTTTAATCATCTCTTCAACAGTGTCTGGAACCTCACCACCATACTGGTCAATTAAAATCTGTGAAACCTCCTGAATACGAGCTGCCTTGACATTATAAAAACCGGCAGGCCTTATCAATTCCTTAACATCATCAATCGGAGCATCAACAACAGCATGAATATCAGGATACTTTTCAAAAAGATTATTGGTTGCCTGATCAGTATTCTCATCTCTTGTTCTCTGAGACAGAATTGTTCTGATTAAAACTTTATAAGGATCATGGTCAAGAAATGTCCTTATTGTAAAAACACCTTCCAACTCTTCAATTAATCTAATTACACGTTCCTCTTTATTCATTTTTTAACTCCAACTCGAAACCTAATTCCTTCATGCTTTCAATGAAATTAGGGAAAGACACATCAAAAACTTCCCCATTTGTAATTTTAATATCATGCTTAAGGCCAATCAAGCTAAATGCCATTGCAAGACGATGGTCACCGTGAGAGTCAACAACACCAGATGTTACACCACCAGTGATGCTCATTCCATCCTCTCTTTCAGTTAGTTTACAGCCTAATTTCTCCAATTCCCTGCAAGTAGTATCAATCCTGTCAGTTTCCTTTACACGTGCATGAGCAACACCAGTTATATTAGTTGTTCCTTCAGCCATAGCCGCCAATACTGCAACAGTAATCAATAAATCCGGCGCATTAGCCAAATTAACATCAATAGCTTTAAGATTGCCATCTGAAACTATTTCAACATAATCTTCTCCACGAATTATTGTAGCGCCCATTTTCTGGAGGATATCCAAAATATACTTATCCCCCTGCTTTGAATCAAAGAACAGATTCTGAATTTTGGCCTTACCCCCATTGATAGCAACTAGAGCCAAAAGATATGATGCCGAAGAGTAATCCCCCTCGACAGTATACTCACAGGCAACATAATCCTGTTTTCTGACAATGAATTCATCAATTCTGCAGCTTTGTTCAAGTTTGTCACAGATTTCATGCTTTAAATAATATCCTTTAATTGTTTTAACACCGAATTTTTTCATTATATCCAAAGTCATATTAACATAAGGCTTTGACTTGAATTCCGGCAGCACATACAGTGTAACGCCCTTTTCAGACAATGGTGAAGAAATTATAATTGATGATATAAATTGTGAACTGACATTTCCCATGATATTGGTTTCACCGCCAACATAACCTGGCTTAATTAAAATTGGCGCTTTTTCATTATCATTTAAAGATTCTGTTTCAACACCTAATGGCCATAATGCATCCATCAAAAGACCCATCGGCCTAGTCTGGAGAGATTCATCACCGG from Methanobrevibacter sp. includes these protein-coding regions:
- the aroA gene encoding 3-phosphoshikimate 1-carboxyvinyltransferase yields the protein MILKVKNISEIGGVVKAPPSKSYSHRAVILASLAKGTSKLYDMLYSEDTLASIRVCKALGAQITQKDDYLEVIGTGGKLHNSSSDAIDLANSGTTLRLMTSVSALSDNEVVLTGDESLQTRPMGLLMDALWPLGVETESLNDNEKAPILIKPGYVGGETNIMGNVSSQFISSIIISSPLSEKGVTLYVLPEFKSKPYVNMTLDIMKKFGVKTIKGYYLKHEICDKLEQSCRIDEFIVRKQDYVACEYTVEGDYSSASYLLALVAINGGKAKIQNLFFDSKQGDKYILDILQKMGATIIRGEDYVEIVSDGNLKAIDVNLANAPDLLITVAVLAAMAEGTTNITGVAHARVKETDRIDTTCRELEKLGCKLTEREDGMSITGGVTSGVVDSHGDHRLAMAFSLIGLKHDIKITNGEVFDVSFPNFIESMKELGFELELKNE
- the nth gene encoding endonuclease III, which gives rise to MNKEERVIRLIEELEGVFTIRTFLDHDPYKVLIRTILSQRTRDENTDQATNNLFEKYPDIHAVVDAPIDDVKELIRPAGFYNVKAARIQEVSQILIDQYGGEVPDTVEEMIKLPGVGRKTANCVMVFAFELPAIPVDTHVHRISNRLGLVDTKNPEDTELELCKIAPEDLWIKLNDLMVQFGQNICKPIGPQCEICPCTEICDYFAENI